The window CAGGCCCGAATCCTCAATCGGATTATCCAGGGCACTACCAGTGCGTTCAACTTGGTCTTGCTCGACACGCTCAATCAGTGGCAATAACATCGCCTCACCCTTGGCGGCAAACTGATGATCAGCAATACCTTCTGCTGGCGCCTTCCAGTCCGTATCTTGCTCGGCAAACACATAACTTGATGGAACTGAATCCATCAAAAAAATACTATTTACAGCCTCATTAATTTGATCGGCATTTCTGCGGGTAGTGTTCTTTTCCAAATACTTCGCTTGCAAAGTAGATTCCAAAAATTTTCTAGCGCTAGTAAATAGTCTTGGGTCAGCACGGCGGAAGCGATAGATTGACTGCTTGGGATCGCCCACAATAAATACGCTGGGACGAGATCCATCTTGGCCATAACCCTCTAGCCAAGAGCGCAATATCTGCCATTGCAGTGGATTGGTATCTTGAAACTCATCAATCAGAATGTGACTGTACTTGGCATCTAGTCTTGCCTGCAGGTAAGCGGCATTGGCTGGGTCGGCCATCAACTGACTAACACCAATTTCTAAGTCGTCAAAGTCTCGCACACGCATCGACTCTTTGGTCTTTTGCATATGACATAGCATGGCTTCACTCATAGCAAACCAAGCGGCATTGATTGCACTAGCATCTTGATCTTTTTTCCAAGGGAACCATGCCTCATATGCATCTATCCAGGCATTCCGAATGGCGGCGATCTGCGTTGGGTCGCCGCCAGTCGTAGCAAGGTACTTTTGCATCGGCGAGGAGATCTTAGCGATATCTTCCAATGGAGTGAGTGTGCTTTTAGCGTAGAAACAGATTTGCCATTCATCTGCAATCTCCGCGATAGATTGCCCTGCTGCGTGAAGCGCAATTGCCCTCTGAATCAGTGGCACCCTTTTATTGTGAGTGGCAGTGCTATTACTGAAGCAATCGAGCATCACCTGTAAGTCTTCTTTTGTGCCAGGGCGTCGCCAAAATTCTTCTAGCGGGTTTGGTAAAGACAAATTGGGTAGGCATTGCGCTAAAGCCTCGACCGGACTGATGCCCCTAGCCTTGCAAGAAGCCAAAAAGAATGTCCAAGCGCCTCTTTGTTTAAAGAGGCTGTAATTGCCCATCAAGAACTTATCAGTCTCAAAGGCGCCAAACTCTCTGAGCAAAACATCGTAGTGTTTTTTAAGATCAGCAGGTAAATCTCCCCACCAGTCCTGCATGCACTCTTCTTGCAAGCGCTTGGCGTCCTCACGAAGATTAAATCCTGGCTGCACCTCTGCTGAGATTGGCGCCGCTCCGAGCAGCCTACCGAACCATCCATGAAAGGTGTCAATCACAATTGATTGAGGACTCATCAAAACCTTGAGATACAGGGCCCTTGCTTGCGGTAGCAACTTCTTAGCCTCCACATCATCCAAGCCTCTGATTGTGAGCTCATGCATGAGTTGCTCGTCCGTCATTTGAGAAAACTGCTCTAGCAATCCGTATAAGCGGTCACGCATCTCTTGCGCAGCTTTACGAGTAAAGGTCAGAGCAAGAATCTCTTGAGGTTTAGCACCAGCCAGCAATAAGCGCACCATGCGAGCCACCAAGAGCCAAGTCTTGCCACTGCCAGCACACGCGGAAACAATAACTGAATTATTCGGGCTGCAGGCTAGGGGGTAATCAAACTTATCGTTCACCACATCCCCTTTCTACAAATGCCTCTAGCTTCGCAATACTGGCAAACGCTATCAGGTGCAAAGGCTTTCATGGGCTTGCGCGCCCATAGGACTTCTAGGTCTTCATTCAGTTGATCCGAAAACTGCTCCATCATCTCCGGCATCTGCTCCACCGAATATGCTCTGACAATTTTGTCCTCGGCTTTCTTAAGATCTGCTTTTAATGAAACCCACTCGGCCTGCTCAATGGTGCGCCCAGGAAGATGTGCTGCAATGGCATTCTCATTTACAGCGCGGGCATAGATTAGTAATTGCGGATCATCTAATAGACGCTCCGCTCGCTTCTTGATTTTAGTGATGCCTTGGTTCTTGTAATCAATGACTGCTGCGGCAGTAGGATTATTAGCATTTACATCAAAGCGGTCGGCGCGCCCCGCAATCCCAATCTCTCTCTGCACCCCATCAGGGTCAGTCATCGTCACCATGAATCCAACTGGTAACTCTGCATCGTGATATTGCCAACCATCTGCCTCACGCTTTAGCTGCCAATCTACAAAGTTAGGAATCTGCTTTTGCCAATCGCGTAAAGTACCCGTGACCCTAGCATCATCCTTAATCAAGCGCTCAAACTCTTTTTCGGAGTGCTTTGTAAGATGTTCTTGCATCCAATCACGACGTGCATCTTCACCTTGATGAATACTCGACAGAGATTTTTTCTCTTCCGTTTTTAATGCCTGAAAGAAGTTTTTTAATAAGGTGTGTAGTACCTGCCCTGCTAATGAGGCATCAAACCCCTCCTCAAATTCTTTTGCCTTACGCAAACCCAAGATGCTGCGAACATAGTATCGATAAGGACAATCTCTTAATGCTTTATAAGCGCTAGGAGACATGCTAATCGGCAAAGCAATATCTGAGTTAACCGTTACAACTGACTCCAGCAATGGAGCGGAGTGACCTACATGGGTGTCAGACCTTGCCTCTAATATTGGCCAATCTGGAAGTTGGGTACGTAGGCGACTAATCCAAGCTGATGGCCTGAGGGGCTCACCGCTTTTACTTTTACTTTGCCAAAGCAAATCCACCTGAGGACAAGAGATTAACAGTTGGGACAAGTCCCTTGCTTGCTGAATATATTGCGCCGTAACAGTAGAGGCTTTTAATAAACGATTGAGCGTATCCGAGAAAAATAATGGCGGCTCAGAAAATGCTGGCAACTGTTGTTCATCGCAGCCCACCAAGACAACAGCATCAAACTCACGCAAACGTGTTGAGCTCAGAGGCAGAATACTCAAAGTTGCCTCGGCCTGCTGACCTACTTCTTGATAAGAGGCTTCTTCAATAATCGTCTTGAGTAAGCTCAGCCATTCTGGTAAGCGCATAGCGACCTGTCGGTAAGTCCCCGTACCTAAATCAAAGGTCTTGAGTACTTCTAGCAATTGCTTGCCGGCAGAATCTTTTTCAAGTTGCTGCGCCATACCCATCTCTTGTAGATTAGCATTTAGAAGCGCATAGGCATTTTCACAATCAAGCTTGAGCTCTAACCACTGAACGTGATGTCGTTGCAAGAAAGTGAGCAACCCCAAGAGTGACTCATGAGGCACGCTACCACGCGATGATGAATAAGCATTGGCTCTCTCAATAGCCATTCTGAAGGTTTCCCAACCCGACTTCGCTTGGCTTGCAATCAAGATGTCTTCAAGCTGCGCAATCAGGCTGACACAGGCCTCTGCCGGCCTTTGCAATGTATGCGCAATATCAAAAAATGGATTTTGTAAAAACTCGAGCAAGGCGCTTGCACTCGGCCCTTCTTTGGGCGAGCGAATCAGCTCTAACCAACTATTGAGCGATGCGGCAGCACGGGTGGTTGACAGCTTCCAACCGGTTTCATCACGAATGCGAAGACTGGGGCCAAAGCGTGACAACAAAGCCCGCGCCCTCCTTGCGGCCAAACGATCTTGTGCAACTAAAGCAATATTGGTCTTACCGGCAATTAAGTGTGACTCAATAGATTTGGCCGCTGCCCAAGCCAATTCCTCAAAGCGTCTAGCTGCTAGCAACTTCCAGCCATTGTGAAAGCTGGCTTGAATATTACGATCAATCAGCATCTGTTGTTCATCATCTACTGGCTTGAGCTGCCCTTCCAGATCTTGACCAGTTAATGCTTCAGACCACAGGGCTACTGAATGCCAATCCATTCCAATACTCACTACAGGGGCAAATTGTGAATACTCAAACAAATACTGAGAGATCGCCTCTTGATCAATTGGCTTAGGATCGGCAGTCTCTACCCAAATCAAAGGTCTTGCCAGAGATTGATTGGCGCTTGCTACTTGCAAATGGGCAGCTAATGCAAAATGCTTACGTATGACAGGATCCCCAGGGCTACTAAGGTAGCGCCAGAAAGCCAACAAAACTGTGGATTCTTGATCAACGACTTTTCGGGATAACCCAACGTAGGCTTTAGCGATCGCTTGATCTAATAGCGTTTCTACTTTCTTGACCCACAACTCTGCATCGAGAGTTTGGTTTTGCACTAAGGTATTAATCTCGCTTTGCATTAGCGGCACGACTGCTTCTGACAATGCATCGCATGCATCGATCACCGCTTGCGCTAAACCCCAAGCTCCCGCTTCACTCTCAGCCTTAAACCAGCTTTGCAATGTTTTGTGTTTGCGTAGATTGATGTAAACAGATAACCAACGCTCAAGATCCGTTTGTTTCTTGGGAAACTTCCATGCACCTGGCGCTGCTTCTAGCCAGTCGTTAAAACTCATGACTTGAGGTAAGAATGCGATATGGCTGGGTAGATTATTGGGTCGATACTTTTCTAGAGCCGCCCTGACACCCATCAGCGGTCCAGCAGTGCTCAGTACCACCAAGGGGCGCTGGTTTGTTTGCACCGCACAATTCCAAATGCCCTTTGCAAGCTCTTTAAGCGCGCCCGCATTGGGTGTAACGGCCCAAGCATGAGGCCGCTCTTGATGAGAAAGCGTTGGAAATGGCTGAAACATGCGAAATGGAGTTGGTCTTGTTTTAGGGCTGATTGAGAGTTTTGGGCAAAAAGCTTAGCTTATTGCTAATATTAGCTTTGTATTGCAATCACTATATAAAACTAAGTAAGACCAAATAAGGAATTTTCATGAGTGCCGGCATCAAATATGTAACTGACGCTTCTTTCGAGCAAGACGTTCTCAAGTCCGATAAACCTGTATTGCTCGACTTCTGGGCTGAGTGGTGTGGCCCTTGCAAGATGATCGGCCCTATCCTTGAGGAGCTCGCTGGCGAGTACGGCGATAAGATCCAAATTGCCAAGATGAACGTCGATGAGAACCAAGGTGTTCCTGCCCAGTTCAATATTCGGGGCATTCCGACATTGATTCTCTTTAAGAACGGCACTGTTGCTGCTCAAAAAGTAGGCGCTTTGGCTAAATCCCAGTTGACTGCATTTATTGATAGTCATCTGTAAATAGTCCCAGATCACAGGTTCACTGAGTGAGCCTGTGGTTTTTAACGGTTTTTAGTGTAATATCTAATTCATCAGTATTCCAACGCACTTTCAGTGCCCCTCTTTTTAGTAGACTCCCCCAAATTTCTGTTTTCCCCAAATCTGTCTGATGTCCATCTAGACAGCAATACCCCAAAACACATTCATATCCTTATTTACACCCGAGAACCACATGCAATTATCTGAACTCAAAGTACTCCACGTATCCGCCCTGCTTGAAATGGCAGCTAGCCTGGAAATTGAAAACACCCAACGGATGCGCAAACAAGAATTGATGTTTGCCATTCTCAAGAAGCGCGCTAAAGAAGGTGAATCCGTTTTCGGTGACGGTACTTTGGAGGTATTGCCTGATGGCTTTGGTTTCTTACGCTCTCCAGATGCCTCTTACATGGCCTCTCCGGACGATATCTATATTTCTCCCGCACAGATCCGCCGCTTTAACCTGCATACTGGTGATAGCGTTGAAGGTGAAGTTCGTACCCCTAAAGATGGTGAGCGTTACTTTGCACTAGTTAAAGTGGACAAGATCAATGGTTTGGCTCCTGAGGCCTTGAAGAACCGCATCATGTTCGAGAACTTAACGCCACTGCACCCAAATCGTGTCATTCAGTTAGAGCGTGATATCAAAGCTGAAGAAAATTTAACTGGTCGCATCATCGACATGATCTCCCCGATTGGCTATGGCCAGCGTGGCTTGATCGTGTCTTCACCTAAGTCCGGTAAGACCGTGATGATGCAGCACATCGCTCATGCGATCTCTGCAAATAATCCTGATGCGATCTTGATCGTATTGCTTGTTGATGAGCGTCCTGAAGAGGTTACTGAAATGCAGCGCTCTGTACGCGGCGAAGTGGTTGCCTCGACTTTTGATGAGCCAGCAGTGCGTCACGTTCAAGTTGCCGAGATGGTGATTGAAAAAGCGAAGCGCTTGGTAGAGATGAAAAAAGATGTCATCATCTTGCTCGATTCGATTACCCGCCTTGCTCGTGCTTACAACACCGTGATTCCTTCATCCGGAAAAGTACTTTCTGGTGGTGTGGATGCAAACGCATTACAACGTCCAAAGCGCTTCTTCGGTGCAGCGCGTAACGTTGAAGAAGGTGGCTCACTCACCATCATTGCAACCGCCTTGATTGAAACTGGTAGCCGTATGGATGACCTCATCTATGAAGAATTCAAAGGTACCGGCAACATGGAAGTTCACCTTGAGCGTCGTTTGGCTGAGCGTCGTGTTTACCCATCGATTAACCTCAACAAGTCCGGCACCCGCCGTGAAGAATTGCTGGTTAAAGCAGAAAACCTCCAGAAAATTTGGGTTTTACGTAAATTGCTGGCCGATATGGACGATATTGAGGCGATGAACTTTATCGTCGATAAACTCAAATCCACCAAAAATAATGGTGAATTCTTCGATTTAATGCGTAAGGGTGGCTAATTTAACCATTCCAAGTAGGTAAAAGCGGGCTTTATTGCTGATTTCATGGCATAATTTCGCCTTTACTGCTTTACTAATTTGCATTTAACTTGGGTAAGTATTTGGGTCCGGTGTTTATATACCTCCACCAAACGGCTGCCTGCTAATAGGACTCAATAATGAAACCTGGCATTCACCCCGAATATCGTGAAATCGTCTTTGTAGACGTTTCTAATAACTTCAGCTTCAAGACTCGCTCCACTATGTCTACTAGAGAGACAATCAAGTGGGAAGATGGCAAGGAATATCCATTGTCCAAGATCGAGACTTCATCTGAGTCACACCCTTTCTACACTGGCACCCAAAAGATTATGGATACCGCAGGTCGTGTTGAGAAATTCCGTCAGAAGTTCGGTACTAAAGCAGTTGCTAAGGCAGCTGGTGATGGCGCCGCTAAAACTGCTGAGAAAAAAGCTGCTGCTGCAGAAGCAAAAGCTGCTGAAAAGCCAGCTAAAAAGAAGGCTTAATAATAGGCTTACTCAATACAGGGATTGGGCATTCGCCCTCCCCTGCGAGATAATGAAGGCAGCGTTTGCTGCCTTTTTTATTGCCCGCTGTAGATGTACTAATTTGCATTGCCCTACTTGAGCTACCTAACGCATGGTTAAACTCACCGCCGCTGCTACCACCTCGATTCCCCGCATTATCATTTTTGCGTTGACCTTGATCTATGGTCTAGCTGGACTCTTTGCACGCGATCCCTGGAAAAATGAAGATGCTATCGGCTTTGGTGGCATGTGGGCTTTGCAGCAGGGCAAAACACTGGATTGGATTGTTCCGCACTTAGCTGGTCGCGATACTTCTCTTGGGGCGCCTTTCCCATACTGGCTAGGTGCCACCCTCATGGATTGGTTTGGTCCATTAATCGGCATGAGTAATGCTGCTCGTCTCTATTCCGCAATCTGTTTCTTTTCTGCCGCCCTGGCAATTTGGTACGCCACTTACCTTTTAGGCCGTCGCCAAGAGGTACAACCAATGGCACTAGCAGTTGGCGGTCAACCGGGCCGTAAAAACTACGGCATGACATTGGCTGATGGGGCATTGCTGATTTTCTTGGCCTGTATCGGTCTGGCGCAACGCGCCCATGAGACCACGCCAATGATGGCGCAGCTCATGGGTATCAGTATTGTGCTGTACGGCACAGTACGTGGGCTAGATAAGCCCTGGCAAGGCGGTCTGTGGACTGGCCTCGGAATAGCGATTGTTGCCCTCTCCAGCAATCTCACGCTCAGCTTACTCATCGTGAGCTCTACCATCATTGCAGTGATTGCCAGTAATGCCAAGTTGCGCTTTCGCTGGACCTTAACTAGCACTGTATTGGGCCTCATTGGTTTTGCCATTTGGCCAGCACTTTGGTATCTCGGTAACCTGACTCCAGAATGGCAGCATACTGCATTAGAGGGCTGGCGCAATGTGCCAGAAATGCGACCCACTCCGTCCATTGAGTCCCTCGGATTTTTGAGTGTGAACTTTTGGGCTTATGCCTGGCCAATTTGGCCATTGGCCATCATTTCTCTCGCACATTGGGGTCGAGTAAAAGAAGCAGGTCAATGGCGCGCACCTCATCTTTGCATTCCACTCAGCTTGTTTGCCGCTTGCTTAATTTATGTTTTGTTCAGACTTGAAGCCAATGAACATGACTTGATCATTTTGATTCCGAGTCTCTCGATCATTGCTGCATTTAGTTTGCCAATTTTGAAACGCAGCCTCATTAGCTTCATCGACTGGTTTGCGATGTTTAGCTTCACAATGATTGCCTTGGCCATTTGGATTATTTGGTTAGCAAAAATTACCGGCTATCCAGAATCTACTGCCGCCAATTTAGCGCGTCTCTTACCTGGCTTCCAGGCGCAATTTGATTACATCGGCTTTATAGTTGCCCTCCTGATTACTGCCGTGTGGCTGGCAATTGTGCGCTGGAGAACTTCTCGTGCTCCAAAAGAAATCTGGCGCTGCCTCATTATTTCCGCATCCGGCACGACGCTCATGTGGGTGCTATTAATGACATTGTGGTTGCCAACTATTAATTACGCCAAGACCTACCGCTATGTCTCCGATCGTTTGGTAAGCATTATTGCTAACACC is drawn from Polynucleobacter arcticus and contains these coding sequences:
- a CDS encoding PD-(D/E)XK nuclease family protein encodes the protein MFQPFPTLSHQERPHAWAVTPNAGALKELAKGIWNCAVQTNQRPLVVLSTAGPLMGVRAALEKYRPNNLPSHIAFLPQVMSFNDWLEAAPGAWKFPKKQTDLERWLSVYINLRKHKTLQSWFKAESEAGAWGLAQAVIDACDALSEAVVPLMQSEINTLVQNQTLDAELWVKKVETLLDQAIAKAYVGLSRKVVDQESTVLLAFWRYLSSPGDPVIRKHFALAAHLQVASANQSLARPLIWVETADPKPIDQEAISQYLFEYSQFAPVVSIGMDWHSVALWSEALTGQDLEGQLKPVDDEQQMLIDRNIQASFHNGWKLLAARRFEELAWAAAKSIESHLIAGKTNIALVAQDRLAARRARALLSRFGPSLRIRDETGWKLSTTRAAASLNSWLELIRSPKEGPSASALLEFLQNPFFDIAHTLQRPAEACVSLIAQLEDILIASQAKSGWETFRMAIERANAYSSSRGSVPHESLLGLLTFLQRHHVQWLELKLDCENAYALLNANLQEMGMAQQLEKDSAGKQLLEVLKTFDLGTGTYRQVAMRLPEWLSLLKTIIEEASYQEVGQQAEATLSILPLSSTRLREFDAVVLVGCDEQQLPAFSEPPLFFSDTLNRLLKASTVTAQYIQQARDLSQLLISCPQVDLLWQSKSKSGEPLRPSAWISRLRTQLPDWPILEARSDTHVGHSAPLLESVVTVNSDIALPISMSPSAYKALRDCPYRYYVRSILGLRKAKEFEEGFDASLAGQVLHTLLKNFFQALKTEEKKSLSSIHQGEDARRDWMQEHLTKHSEKEFERLIKDDARVTGTLRDWQKQIPNFVDWQLKREADGWQYHDAELPVGFMVTMTDPDGVQREIGIAGRADRFDVNANNPTAAAVIDYKNQGITKIKKRAERLLDDPQLLIYARAVNENAIAAHLPGRTIEQAEWVSLKADLKKAEDKIVRAYSVEQMPEMMEQFSDQLNEDLEVLWARKPMKAFAPDSVCQYCEARGICRKGMW
- the trxA gene encoding thioredoxin TrxA → MSAGIKYVTDASFEQDVLKSDKPVLLDFWAEWCGPCKMIGPILEELAGEYGDKIQIAKMNVDENQGVPAQFNIRGIPTLILFKNGTVAAQKVGALAKSQLTAFIDSHL
- the rho gene encoding transcription termination factor Rho, translating into MQLSELKVLHVSALLEMAASLEIENTQRMRKQELMFAILKKRAKEGESVFGDGTLEVLPDGFGFLRSPDASYMASPDDIYISPAQIRRFNLHTGDSVEGEVRTPKDGERYFALVKVDKINGLAPEALKNRIMFENLTPLHPNRVIQLERDIKAEENLTGRIIDMISPIGYGQRGLIVSSPKSGKTVMMQHIAHAISANNPDAILIVLLVDERPEEVTEMQRSVRGEVVASTFDEPAVRHVQVAEMVIEKAKRLVEMKKDVIILLDSITRLARAYNTVIPSSGKVLSGGVDANALQRPKRFFGAARNVEEGGSLTIIATALIETGSRMDDLIYEEFKGTGNMEVHLERRLAERRVYPSINLNKSGTRREELLVKAENLQKIWVLRKLLADMDDIEAMNFIVDKLKSTKNNGEFFDLMRKGG
- a CDS encoding type B 50S ribosomal protein L31, which translates into the protein MKPGIHPEYREIVFVDVSNNFSFKTRSTMSTRETIKWEDGKEYPLSKIETSSESHPFYTGTQKIMDTAGRVEKFRQKFGTKAVAKAAGDGAAKTAEKKAAAAEAKAAEKPAKKKA
- a CDS encoding ArnT family glycosyltransferase, whose protein sequence is MVKLTAAATTSIPRIIIFALTLIYGLAGLFARDPWKNEDAIGFGGMWALQQGKTLDWIVPHLAGRDTSLGAPFPYWLGATLMDWFGPLIGMSNAARLYSAICFFSAALAIWYATYLLGRRQEVQPMALAVGGQPGRKNYGMTLADGALLIFLACIGLAQRAHETTPMMAQLMGISIVLYGTVRGLDKPWQGGLWTGLGIAIVALSSNLTLSLLIVSSTIIAVIASNAKLRFRWTLTSTVLGLIGFAIWPALWYLGNLTPEWQHTALEGWRNVPEMRPTPSIESLGFLSVNFWAYAWPIWPLAIISLAHWGRVKEAGQWRAPHLCIPLSLFAACLIYVLFRLEANEHDLIILIPSLSIIAAFSLPILKRSLISFIDWFAMFSFTMIALAIWIIWLAKITGYPESTAANLARLLPGFQAQFDYIGFIVALLITAVWLAIVRWRTSRAPKEIWRCLIISASGTTLMWVLLMTLWLPTINYAKTYRYVSDRLVSIIANTPGCIDTSNLGPAQLASFSYFTKLPLRDDPSCNLMLTHSSLEAKAYASLNKKTIELLWEDRRAADRDERLRLYQITPAGKE